From Nicotiana tabacum cultivar K326 chromosome 22, ASM71507v2, whole genome shotgun sequence, one genomic window encodes:
- the LOC107812522 gene encoding beta-glucosidase-like SFR2, chloroplastic isoform X3 gives MASATGDGGSQQAPLTQREANKTIKRKKSLKIAIEAQIRGFEKYVEVEEPTPTEQCDHNVAAWHNVPHPEERLRFWSDPDTELKLAKDTGVQVFRMGVDWSRIMPEEPLSGLKETVNFAALERYKWIINRVRSYGMKVMLTLFHHSLPPWAGEYGGWKLEKTVDYFMEFTRLVVDSVADIVDYWVTFNEPHVFCMLTYCAGAWPGGNPDMLEVATSALPTGVFNQAMNWIAIAHSKAYDYIHEKSKPANAIVGVAHHVSFMRPYGLFDIAAVSLANSLTLFAFLDSISDKMDYIGINYYGQEVICGAGLKLVETDEYSESGRGVYPDGLFRVLLQFNEKYKHLNLPFVITENGVSDETDLIRKPYLLEHLLATYAAMIMGVRVLGYLFWTISDNWEWADGYGPKFGLVAVDRANNLARISRPSYNLFSKIVASGKIMREDRERVWGELQTATNEGKKRPFYRSVNKYGLMYAGGLDEPLWRPYVKRDWRFGHYKMQGLQDPLSRFARCLLHPFSLKKKAETERESGTLTREPLLANI, from the exons ATGGCCTCTGCTACAGGTGATGGTGGATCCCAGCAAGCCCCCTTAACTCAGAGAGAAGCTAACAAGACAATAAAGAGGAAAAAGTCCCTTAAGATAGCCATCGAGGCACAAATAAGAGGATTTGAGAAGTACGTAGAAGTGGAAGAGCCAACTCCAACTGAGCAGTGTGATCATAATGTTGCTGCCTGGCATAACGTCCCACACCC GGAGGAAAGGCTAAGGTTTTGGTCTGATCCTGACACTGAATTGAAATTAGCTAAAGATACTGGTGTTCAAGTCTTTCGAATGGGAGTAGATTGGTCCAGGATCATGCCTGAAGAGCCACTCAGTGGATTGAAAGAAACT GTCAATTTTGCGGCATTGGAGCGATATAAATGGATCATTAATAGGGTCCGATCCTATGGGATGAAGGTCATGCTGACATTGTTTCATCACTCTCTACCACCGTGGGCAGGAGAATATGGGGGATGGAAATTGGAAAAGACAGTTGACTATTTCATGGAATTTACCAG gcttgttgttgactctgttgcAGATATAGTGGACTATTGGGTCACTTTTAACGAGCCTCATGTCTTTTGTATGCTCACTTACTGTGCTGGTGCCTGGCCTGGTGGTAATCCTGATATGCTGGAGGTTGCTACTTCTGCTTTACCTACTGGTGTCTTCAATCAGGCCATGAACTGGATAGCAATTGCGCATTCAAAGGCATACGATTATATCCATGAAAAGAG CAAACCAGCGAATGCCATTGTTGGAGTAGCTCACCATGTCTCATTTATGCGTCCATATGGACTATTTGACATCGCTGCCGTCTCACTTGCCAATTCTTTGACTCTTTTTGCTTTTCTGGATAGTATTTCCGACAAGATGGATTACATTGGAATTAATTACTATGGACAG GAAGTCATTTGTGGTGCAGGATTGAAACTAGTGGAGACAGATGAGTACAGTGAATCTGGGCGTGGAGTCTATCCTGATGGCTTGTTCCGTGTGTTGCTCCAgtttaatgaaaaatacaaacaTCTTAATCTTCCCTTTGTAATCACTGAAAATGGTGTTTCTGATGAAACGGACTTGATTAGAAAACCATACTTGTTGGAACATCTGCTTGCAACTTACGCAGCCATGATAATG GGTGTTCGTGTGCTTGGGTACTTGTTTTGGACTATCTCTGATAACTGGGAATGGGCGGATGGGTATGGTCCTAAGTTTGGACTTGTAGCAGTTGATCGTGCCAATAATCTTGCTCGGATTTCACGTCCTTCATACAATTTGTTTTCAAAG ATTGTAGCATCTGGAAAAATAATGCGGGAAGACAGGGAACGTGTGTGGGGTGAGCTCCAAACCGCCACTAACGAGGGAAAAAAGAGACCGTTCTATCGATCGGTGAATAAATATGGCTTAATGTATGCAG GAGGCCTTGACGAGCCCTTATGGCGACCTTATGTAAAAAGAGATTGGCGGTTTGGGCACTATAAGATGCAAGGTTTGCAGGATCCGTTGAGCCGTTTTGCACGATGTCTTCTGCATCCTTTCTCACTCAAAAAGAAGGCAGAGACTGAGAGAGAGAGTGGTACATTGACTCGTGAGCCTCTCTTGGCAAATATCTAG
- the LOC107812522 gene encoding beta-glucosidase-like SFR2, chloroplastic isoform X1, with the protein MSVIALFTAATKLAGVLVTVTVAANAFSYSVYRKKNLKQFRSPIDDSADVLAHFNVNPSEGEKGFFFGLATAPAHVEDRLDDAWLQFAENTSCDRSESHEHSHPQPADAIMASATGDGGSQQAPLTQREANKTIKRKKSLKIAIEAQIRGFEKYVEVEEPTPTEQCDHNVAAWHNVPHPEERLRFWSDPDTELKLAKDTGVQVFRMGVDWSRIMPEEPLSGLKETVNFAALERYKWIINRVRSYGMKVMLTLFHHSLPPWAGEYGGWKLEKTVDYFMEFTRLVVDSVADIVDYWVTFNEPHVFCMLTYCAGAWPGGNPDMLEVATSALPTGVFNQAMNWIAIAHSKAYDYIHEKSKPANAIVGVAHHVSFMRPYGLFDIAAVSLANSLTLFAFLDSISDKMDYIGINYYGQEVICGAGLKLVETDEYSESGRGVYPDGLFRVLLQFNEKYKHLNLPFVITENGVSDETDLIRKPYLLEHLLATYAAMIMGVRVLGYLFWTISDNWEWADGYGPKFGLVAVDRANNLARISRPSYNLFSKIVASGKIMREDRERVWGELQTATNEGKKRPFYRSVNKYGLMYAGGLDEPLWRPYVKRDWRFGHYKMQGLQDPLSRFARCLLHPFSLKKKAETERESGTLTREPLLANI; encoded by the exons ATGTCAGTGATTGCTCTTTTCACGGCGGCGACGAAGCTCGCCGGAGTCCTAGTAACGGTCACTGTTGCCGCCAATGCCTTTTCCTACTCTGTCTACCGGAAGAAGAACCTCAAGCAATTTCGCTCTCCCATAGACGACTCCGCCGATGTTCTTGCTCACTTCAATGTCAATCCCTCTG AAGGGGAGAAAGGATTCTTTTTTGGATTGGCTACAGCACCTGCACATGTTGAAGACAGGCTCGATGATGCTTGGCTCCAGTTTGCCGAAAATACTTCCTGCGACCGGTCAGAATCACATGAACACTCGCACCCTCAACCAGCAGATGCTATTATGGCCTCTGCTACAGGTGATGGTGGATCCCAGCAAGCCCCCTTAACTCAGAGAGAAGCTAACAAGACAATAAAGAGGAAAAAGTCCCTTAAGATAGCCATCGAGGCACAAATAAGAGGATTTGAGAAGTACGTAGAAGTGGAAGAGCCAACTCCAACTGAGCAGTGTGATCATAATGTTGCTGCCTGGCATAACGTCCCACACCC GGAGGAAAGGCTAAGGTTTTGGTCTGATCCTGACACTGAATTGAAATTAGCTAAAGATACTGGTGTTCAAGTCTTTCGAATGGGAGTAGATTGGTCCAGGATCATGCCTGAAGAGCCACTCAGTGGATTGAAAGAAACT GTCAATTTTGCGGCATTGGAGCGATATAAATGGATCATTAATAGGGTCCGATCCTATGGGATGAAGGTCATGCTGACATTGTTTCATCACTCTCTACCACCGTGGGCAGGAGAATATGGGGGATGGAAATTGGAAAAGACAGTTGACTATTTCATGGAATTTACCAG gcttgttgttgactctgttgcAGATATAGTGGACTATTGGGTCACTTTTAACGAGCCTCATGTCTTTTGTATGCTCACTTACTGTGCTGGTGCCTGGCCTGGTGGTAATCCTGATATGCTGGAGGTTGCTACTTCTGCTTTACCTACTGGTGTCTTCAATCAGGCCATGAACTGGATAGCAATTGCGCATTCAAAGGCATACGATTATATCCATGAAAAGAG CAAACCAGCGAATGCCATTGTTGGAGTAGCTCACCATGTCTCATTTATGCGTCCATATGGACTATTTGACATCGCTGCCGTCTCACTTGCCAATTCTTTGACTCTTTTTGCTTTTCTGGATAGTATTTCCGACAAGATGGATTACATTGGAATTAATTACTATGGACAG GAAGTCATTTGTGGTGCAGGATTGAAACTAGTGGAGACAGATGAGTACAGTGAATCTGGGCGTGGAGTCTATCCTGATGGCTTGTTCCGTGTGTTGCTCCAgtttaatgaaaaatacaaacaTCTTAATCTTCCCTTTGTAATCACTGAAAATGGTGTTTCTGATGAAACGGACTTGATTAGAAAACCATACTTGTTGGAACATCTGCTTGCAACTTACGCAGCCATGATAATG GGTGTTCGTGTGCTTGGGTACTTGTTTTGGACTATCTCTGATAACTGGGAATGGGCGGATGGGTATGGTCCTAAGTTTGGACTTGTAGCAGTTGATCGTGCCAATAATCTTGCTCGGATTTCACGTCCTTCATACAATTTGTTTTCAAAG ATTGTAGCATCTGGAAAAATAATGCGGGAAGACAGGGAACGTGTGTGGGGTGAGCTCCAAACCGCCACTAACGAGGGAAAAAAGAGACCGTTCTATCGATCGGTGAATAAATATGGCTTAATGTATGCAG GAGGCCTTGACGAGCCCTTATGGCGACCTTATGTAAAAAGAGATTGGCGGTTTGGGCACTATAAGATGCAAGGTTTGCAGGATCCGTTGAGCCGTTTTGCACGATGTCTTCTGCATCCTTTCTCACTCAAAAAGAAGGCAGAGACTGAGAGAGAGAGTGGTACATTGACTCGTGAGCCTCTCTTGGCAAATATCTAG
- the LOC107812522 gene encoding beta-glucosidase-like SFR2, chloroplastic isoform X2 encodes MSVIALFTAATKLAGVLVTVTVAANAFSYSVYRKKNLKQFRSPIDDSADVLAHFNVNPSGEKGFFFGLATAPAHVEDRLDDAWLQFAENTSCDRSESHEHSHPQPADAIMASATGDGGSQQAPLTQREANKTIKRKKSLKIAIEAQIRGFEKYVEVEEPTPTEQCDHNVAAWHNVPHPEERLRFWSDPDTELKLAKDTGVQVFRMGVDWSRIMPEEPLSGLKETVNFAALERYKWIINRVRSYGMKVMLTLFHHSLPPWAGEYGGWKLEKTVDYFMEFTRLVVDSVADIVDYWVTFNEPHVFCMLTYCAGAWPGGNPDMLEVATSALPTGVFNQAMNWIAIAHSKAYDYIHEKSKPANAIVGVAHHVSFMRPYGLFDIAAVSLANSLTLFAFLDSISDKMDYIGINYYGQEVICGAGLKLVETDEYSESGRGVYPDGLFRVLLQFNEKYKHLNLPFVITENGVSDETDLIRKPYLLEHLLATYAAMIMGVRVLGYLFWTISDNWEWADGYGPKFGLVAVDRANNLARISRPSYNLFSKIVASGKIMREDRERVWGELQTATNEGKKRPFYRSVNKYGLMYAGGLDEPLWRPYVKRDWRFGHYKMQGLQDPLSRFARCLLHPFSLKKKAETERESGTLTREPLLANI; translated from the exons ATGTCAGTGATTGCTCTTTTCACGGCGGCGACGAAGCTCGCCGGAGTCCTAGTAACGGTCACTGTTGCCGCCAATGCCTTTTCCTACTCTGTCTACCGGAAGAAGAACCTCAAGCAATTTCGCTCTCCCATAGACGACTCCGCCGATGTTCTTGCTCACTTCAATGTCAATCCCTCTG GGGAGAAAGGATTCTTTTTTGGATTGGCTACAGCACCTGCACATGTTGAAGACAGGCTCGATGATGCTTGGCTCCAGTTTGCCGAAAATACTTCCTGCGACCGGTCAGAATCACATGAACACTCGCACCCTCAACCAGCAGATGCTATTATGGCCTCTGCTACAGGTGATGGTGGATCCCAGCAAGCCCCCTTAACTCAGAGAGAAGCTAACAAGACAATAAAGAGGAAAAAGTCCCTTAAGATAGCCATCGAGGCACAAATAAGAGGATTTGAGAAGTACGTAGAAGTGGAAGAGCCAACTCCAACTGAGCAGTGTGATCATAATGTTGCTGCCTGGCATAACGTCCCACACCC GGAGGAAAGGCTAAGGTTTTGGTCTGATCCTGACACTGAATTGAAATTAGCTAAAGATACTGGTGTTCAAGTCTTTCGAATGGGAGTAGATTGGTCCAGGATCATGCCTGAAGAGCCACTCAGTGGATTGAAAGAAACT GTCAATTTTGCGGCATTGGAGCGATATAAATGGATCATTAATAGGGTCCGATCCTATGGGATGAAGGTCATGCTGACATTGTTTCATCACTCTCTACCACCGTGGGCAGGAGAATATGGGGGATGGAAATTGGAAAAGACAGTTGACTATTTCATGGAATTTACCAG gcttgttgttgactctgttgcAGATATAGTGGACTATTGGGTCACTTTTAACGAGCCTCATGTCTTTTGTATGCTCACTTACTGTGCTGGTGCCTGGCCTGGTGGTAATCCTGATATGCTGGAGGTTGCTACTTCTGCTTTACCTACTGGTGTCTTCAATCAGGCCATGAACTGGATAGCAATTGCGCATTCAAAGGCATACGATTATATCCATGAAAAGAG CAAACCAGCGAATGCCATTGTTGGAGTAGCTCACCATGTCTCATTTATGCGTCCATATGGACTATTTGACATCGCTGCCGTCTCACTTGCCAATTCTTTGACTCTTTTTGCTTTTCTGGATAGTATTTCCGACAAGATGGATTACATTGGAATTAATTACTATGGACAG GAAGTCATTTGTGGTGCAGGATTGAAACTAGTGGAGACAGATGAGTACAGTGAATCTGGGCGTGGAGTCTATCCTGATGGCTTGTTCCGTGTGTTGCTCCAgtttaatgaaaaatacaaacaTCTTAATCTTCCCTTTGTAATCACTGAAAATGGTGTTTCTGATGAAACGGACTTGATTAGAAAACCATACTTGTTGGAACATCTGCTTGCAACTTACGCAGCCATGATAATG GGTGTTCGTGTGCTTGGGTACTTGTTTTGGACTATCTCTGATAACTGGGAATGGGCGGATGGGTATGGTCCTAAGTTTGGACTTGTAGCAGTTGATCGTGCCAATAATCTTGCTCGGATTTCACGTCCTTCATACAATTTGTTTTCAAAG ATTGTAGCATCTGGAAAAATAATGCGGGAAGACAGGGAACGTGTGTGGGGTGAGCTCCAAACCGCCACTAACGAGGGAAAAAAGAGACCGTTCTATCGATCGGTGAATAAATATGGCTTAATGTATGCAG GAGGCCTTGACGAGCCCTTATGGCGACCTTATGTAAAAAGAGATTGGCGGTTTGGGCACTATAAGATGCAAGGTTTGCAGGATCCGTTGAGCCGTTTTGCACGATGTCTTCTGCATCCTTTCTCACTCAAAAAGAAGGCAGAGACTGAGAGAGAGAGTGGTACATTGACTCGTGAGCCTCTCTTGGCAAATATCTAG